The Oncorhynchus mykiss isolate Arlee chromosome 20, USDA_OmykA_1.1, whole genome shotgun sequence genome includes a region encoding these proteins:
- the fbxo11a gene encoding F-box only protein 11a isoform X1 has protein sequence MNSVRATSRRPRRVSRPRPVQPERNNQERDEDVPADMVAEESGPGAQNSPYQLRRKSLLPKRTAACPAKTNMEGASTSATEDFGHRAKRARVSGKSQDLPAAPAEHYLEEKLPDEVVLKIFSYLLEQDLCRAACVCKRFSELANDPILWKRLYMDVFEYTRPMMHPEAGKFFQINPEEYEQPNPWKESFQQLYKGAHVKTGFAEHFYSNPARYKGRENMLYYDTIEDALGGVQEAHFDGLIFVHSGVYTDEWIYIESPITMIGAAPGKVADKVIIENTRDSTFVFMEGSEDAYVGYMTIKFNPDDKSAQHHNAHHCLEITVNCSPSIDHCIIRSTCTVGSAVCVSGQGACPTIKHCNISDCENVGLYITDHAQGIYEDNEISNNALAGIWVKNHGNPIIRRNHIHHGRDVGVFTFDHGMGYFESCNIHRNRIAGFEVKAYANPTVVRCEIHHGQTGGIYVHEKGRGQFIENKIYANNFAGVWITSNSDPTIRGNAIFNGNQGGVYIFGDGRGLIEGNDIYGNALAGIQIRTNSCPIVRHNKIHDGQHGGIYVHEKGQGVIEENEVYSNTLAGVWVTTGSTPVLRRNRIHSGKQVGVYFYDNGHGVLEDNDIYNHMYSGVQIRTGSNPKIRRNKIWGGQNGGILVYNSGLGFIEDNEIFDNAMAGVWIKTDSNPTLRRNKIHDGRDGGICIFNGGRGLLEENDIFRNAQAGVLISTNSHPVLRKNRIFDGFAAGIEITNHATATLEGNQIFNNRFGGLFLASGVNVTMKDNKIMNNQDAIEKAVSRGQCLYKISSYTSYPMHDFYRCHTCNTTDRNAICVNCIKKCHQGHDVEFIRHDRFFCDCGAGTLSNPCTLAGEPTHDTDTLYDSAPPIESNTLQHN, from the exons ATGAGGACGTCCCTGCAGATATGGTTGCAGAAGAATCAGGTCCAGGAGCTCAGAATAGTCCGTACCAACTTCGAAGAAAGTCTCTACTACCCAAGAGAACAGCAGCGTGTCCAGCAAAGACTAACATGGAG GGTGCTTCCACTTCAGCCACAGAAGACTTTGGCCATCGGGCAAAACGTGCCCGAGTGTCAGGAAAGTCTCAAGATTTACCAG CAGCACCTGCGGAGCACTACCTCGAGGAGAAGCTGCCAGACGAGGTGGTTCTGAAGATCTTCTCCTACCTGCTGGAGCAGGACCTGTGTCGCGCAGCATGTGTCTGCAAACGCTTCAGTGAACTGGCCAATGACCCCATCCTCTG GAAGAGGCTGTACATGGATGTGTTTGAGTACACGCGTCCCATGATGCACCCTGAGGCGGGGAAGTTCTTCCAGATTAACCCAGAGGAGTACGAGCAGCCCAACCCATGGAAAGAGAGCTTTCAGCAGCTG TATAAAGGAGCACATGTGAAGACGGGCTTCGCAGAACACTTCTACAGTAATCCTGCCAGATACAAAGGAAGAGAGAACATGCTT TACTATGACACCATAGAGGATGCACTGGGGGGTGTTCAGGAGGCCCACTTTGACGGCCTCATATTCGTCCACTCAGGGGTCTACACTGACGAGTGGATCTACATAGAGTCACCCATCACAATGATCGGAGCTG CACCCGGTAAAGTAGCGGACAAAGTGATCATTGAGAACACCAGAGACTCCACGTTTGTCTTCATGGAGGGCTCAGAGGACGCGTACGTTGGCTACATGACCATCAAG TTTAATCCTGACGATAAGTCTGCCCAGCACCACAACGCCCACCACTGTCTGGAGATTACAGTCAACTGCAGCCCCAGCATTGACCACTGTATCATACGCAGCACTTGCACAG TGGGCTCAGCGGTCTGTGTGAGCGGCCAGGGAGCTTGTCCCACCATTAAACACTGCAACATCAGCGACTGTGAGAACGTGGGGCTTTACATTACCGACCATGCACAG GGTATCTATGAGGACAACGAGATCTCCAACAACGCTCTGGCTGGGATCTGGGTGAAAAACCATGGCAACCCCATCATCAGACGGAACCACATCCACCATGGCAGAGACGTGGGCGTCTTCACTTTCGACCACGGCATG GGCTATTTTGAGAGCTGCAACATCCACAGGAACCGCATAGCTGGCTTCGAGGTGAAGGCGTACGCCAACCCCACGGTGGTGCGCTGTGAGATCCACCACGGACAGACGGGAGGGATCTACGTGCACGAGAAGGGCCGAGGACAGTTCATCGAGAACAAGATCTATGCAAACAACTTTGCTGGAGTGTGGATCACCTCCAATAGTGATCCTACAATAAG GGGCAACGCAATCTTCAACGGTAACCAGGGTGGAGTTTACATATTCGGTGATGGGCGAGGCCTCATCGAGGGGAACGACATCTACGGTAACGCCTTGGCAGGGATCCAGATCAGGACAAACAGCTGCCCCATCGTACGACACAACAAGATCCACGACGGACAGCATGGGGGCATCTATGTG CATGAAAAGGGACAGGGGGTGATAGAGGAGAACGAGGTGTACAGCAACACGCTGGCAGGAGTCTGGGTGACTACAGGAAGCACACCTGTCCTCAGGAGGAACCGGATACACAGTGGGAAACAG GTTGGTGTCTACTTCTATGACAACGGCCATGGAGTGTTGGAGGACAATGATATCTACAACCACATGTACTCCGGAGTTCAAATCAG AACTGGCAGCAATCCCAAAATCAGACGGAACAAGATCTGGGGAGGTCAAAATGGAGGCATTCTGGTTTACAACTCAG GTTTGGGCTTCATCGAGGACAATGAGATCTTTGACAACGCCATGGCGGGGGTGTGGATAAAGACTGACAGCAACCCCACCCTCCGGAGGAATAAGATCCACGACGGGAGAGACGGAGGCATCTGTATATTCAACGGAGGACGGGGTTTACTGGAGGAGAACGATATATTCAGGAACGCCCAAGCAGGGGTCCTCATCAGCACCAACAGCCACCCCGTCCTGAGGAAGAACAGAATATTTGACGGCTTCGCTGCAG GTATTGAGATCACCAATCATGCCACGGCAACCCTGGAGGGCAATCAGATCTTCAATAACCGCTTTGGAGGGTTGTTTCTCGCATCTGGTGTCAACGTTACAATGAAAG ATAACAAAATAATGAACAATCAAGATGCCATTGAAAAAGCTGTGAGCAGAGGTCAGTGCCTGTACAAGATTTCAAGTTACACCAGCTATCCAATGCACGATTTTTACAG GTGTCACACCTGTAACACAACAGACCGCAACGCCATCTGTGTGAACTGCATCAAGAAGTGCCACCAGGGGCACGACGTCGAGTTCATTAGGCATGATAG ATTTTTCTGTGACTGTGGAGCCGGGACGTTGTCAAACCCCTGCACGCTAGCCGGAGAGCCCACGCATGACACAGACACACTGTACGACTCAGCCCCTCCTATAGAGTCCAATACGCTGCAACACAACtga
- the fbxo11a gene encoding F-box only protein 11a isoform X2, with product MNSVRATSRRPRRVSRPRPVQPERNNQERDEDVPADMVAEESGPGAQNSPYQLRRKSLLPKRTAACPAKTNMEGASTSATEDFGHRAKRARVSGKSQDLPAPAEHYLEEKLPDEVVLKIFSYLLEQDLCRAACVCKRFSELANDPILWKRLYMDVFEYTRPMMHPEAGKFFQINPEEYEQPNPWKESFQQLYKGAHVKTGFAEHFYSNPARYKGRENMLYYDTIEDALGGVQEAHFDGLIFVHSGVYTDEWIYIESPITMIGAAPGKVADKVIIENTRDSTFVFMEGSEDAYVGYMTIKFNPDDKSAQHHNAHHCLEITVNCSPSIDHCIIRSTCTVGSAVCVSGQGACPTIKHCNISDCENVGLYITDHAQGIYEDNEISNNALAGIWVKNHGNPIIRRNHIHHGRDVGVFTFDHGMGYFESCNIHRNRIAGFEVKAYANPTVVRCEIHHGQTGGIYVHEKGRGQFIENKIYANNFAGVWITSNSDPTIRGNAIFNGNQGGVYIFGDGRGLIEGNDIYGNALAGIQIRTNSCPIVRHNKIHDGQHGGIYVHEKGQGVIEENEVYSNTLAGVWVTTGSTPVLRRNRIHSGKQVGVYFYDNGHGVLEDNDIYNHMYSGVQIRTGSNPKIRRNKIWGGQNGGILVYNSGLGFIEDNEIFDNAMAGVWIKTDSNPTLRRNKIHDGRDGGICIFNGGRGLLEENDIFRNAQAGVLISTNSHPVLRKNRIFDGFAAGIEITNHATATLEGNQIFNNRFGGLFLASGVNVTMKDNKIMNNQDAIEKAVSRGQCLYKISSYTSYPMHDFYRCHTCNTTDRNAICVNCIKKCHQGHDVEFIRHDRFFCDCGAGTLSNPCTLAGEPTHDTDTLYDSAPPIESNTLQHN from the exons ATGAGGACGTCCCTGCAGATATGGTTGCAGAAGAATCAGGTCCAGGAGCTCAGAATAGTCCGTACCAACTTCGAAGAAAGTCTCTACTACCCAAGAGAACAGCAGCGTGTCCAGCAAAGACTAACATGGAG GGTGCTTCCACTTCAGCCACAGAAGACTTTGGCCATCGGGCAAAACGTGCCCGAGTGTCAGGAAAGTCTCAAGATTTACCAG CACCTGCGGAGCACTACCTCGAGGAGAAGCTGCCAGACGAGGTGGTTCTGAAGATCTTCTCCTACCTGCTGGAGCAGGACCTGTGTCGCGCAGCATGTGTCTGCAAACGCTTCAGTGAACTGGCCAATGACCCCATCCTCTG GAAGAGGCTGTACATGGATGTGTTTGAGTACACGCGTCCCATGATGCACCCTGAGGCGGGGAAGTTCTTCCAGATTAACCCAGAGGAGTACGAGCAGCCCAACCCATGGAAAGAGAGCTTTCAGCAGCTG TATAAAGGAGCACATGTGAAGACGGGCTTCGCAGAACACTTCTACAGTAATCCTGCCAGATACAAAGGAAGAGAGAACATGCTT TACTATGACACCATAGAGGATGCACTGGGGGGTGTTCAGGAGGCCCACTTTGACGGCCTCATATTCGTCCACTCAGGGGTCTACACTGACGAGTGGATCTACATAGAGTCACCCATCACAATGATCGGAGCTG CACCCGGTAAAGTAGCGGACAAAGTGATCATTGAGAACACCAGAGACTCCACGTTTGTCTTCATGGAGGGCTCAGAGGACGCGTACGTTGGCTACATGACCATCAAG TTTAATCCTGACGATAAGTCTGCCCAGCACCACAACGCCCACCACTGTCTGGAGATTACAGTCAACTGCAGCCCCAGCATTGACCACTGTATCATACGCAGCACTTGCACAG TGGGCTCAGCGGTCTGTGTGAGCGGCCAGGGAGCTTGTCCCACCATTAAACACTGCAACATCAGCGACTGTGAGAACGTGGGGCTTTACATTACCGACCATGCACAG GGTATCTATGAGGACAACGAGATCTCCAACAACGCTCTGGCTGGGATCTGGGTGAAAAACCATGGCAACCCCATCATCAGACGGAACCACATCCACCATGGCAGAGACGTGGGCGTCTTCACTTTCGACCACGGCATG GGCTATTTTGAGAGCTGCAACATCCACAGGAACCGCATAGCTGGCTTCGAGGTGAAGGCGTACGCCAACCCCACGGTGGTGCGCTGTGAGATCCACCACGGACAGACGGGAGGGATCTACGTGCACGAGAAGGGCCGAGGACAGTTCATCGAGAACAAGATCTATGCAAACAACTTTGCTGGAGTGTGGATCACCTCCAATAGTGATCCTACAATAAG GGGCAACGCAATCTTCAACGGTAACCAGGGTGGAGTTTACATATTCGGTGATGGGCGAGGCCTCATCGAGGGGAACGACATCTACGGTAACGCCTTGGCAGGGATCCAGATCAGGACAAACAGCTGCCCCATCGTACGACACAACAAGATCCACGACGGACAGCATGGGGGCATCTATGTG CATGAAAAGGGACAGGGGGTGATAGAGGAGAACGAGGTGTACAGCAACACGCTGGCAGGAGTCTGGGTGACTACAGGAAGCACACCTGTCCTCAGGAGGAACCGGATACACAGTGGGAAACAG GTTGGTGTCTACTTCTATGACAACGGCCATGGAGTGTTGGAGGACAATGATATCTACAACCACATGTACTCCGGAGTTCAAATCAG AACTGGCAGCAATCCCAAAATCAGACGGAACAAGATCTGGGGAGGTCAAAATGGAGGCATTCTGGTTTACAACTCAG GTTTGGGCTTCATCGAGGACAATGAGATCTTTGACAACGCCATGGCGGGGGTGTGGATAAAGACTGACAGCAACCCCACCCTCCGGAGGAATAAGATCCACGACGGGAGAGACGGAGGCATCTGTATATTCAACGGAGGACGGGGTTTACTGGAGGAGAACGATATATTCAGGAACGCCCAAGCAGGGGTCCTCATCAGCACCAACAGCCACCCCGTCCTGAGGAAGAACAGAATATTTGACGGCTTCGCTGCAG GTATTGAGATCACCAATCATGCCACGGCAACCCTGGAGGGCAATCAGATCTTCAATAACCGCTTTGGAGGGTTGTTTCTCGCATCTGGTGTCAACGTTACAATGAAAG ATAACAAAATAATGAACAATCAAGATGCCATTGAAAAAGCTGTGAGCAGAGGTCAGTGCCTGTACAAGATTTCAAGTTACACCAGCTATCCAATGCACGATTTTTACAG GTGTCACACCTGTAACACAACAGACCGCAACGCCATCTGTGTGAACTGCATCAAGAAGTGCCACCAGGGGCACGACGTCGAGTTCATTAGGCATGATAG ATTTTTCTGTGACTGTGGAGCCGGGACGTTGTCAAACCCCTGCACGCTAGCCGGAGAGCCCACGCATGACACAGACACACTGTACGACTCAGCCCCTCCTATAGAGTCCAATACGCTGCAACACAACtga